From the genome of Plasmodium malariae genome assembly, chromosome: 9, one region includes:
- the MSCS gene encoding mechanosensitive ion channel protein, putative yields MSYSKDENYKGISKSKYPQSLIMDVSRSYMNKQDRINAVNLYIQKSSYNAQFLQEDEEEEDESESETLGDIIIRILSIIFPDLSPWLWFVIHFFMNLVILCVSLSSLSEPNTHDPISEPKYNRGFIFGSIYCSFLILSINIASFSIIMIIHALVQKIIFEKLLQPSALCAAFYNTVDPELVYLLWSSAQIIYWRSNMVLKNGVNDNGNYYVLRIFGYKDEQNPFIFLNSVHWLITFPILLYIVFAARLLFLSIISFIFELGFLMNAHDLLGRYLRKYGILRKFNIEWFMFVADKQETIRSLFGYELYQDERIIRQIETNDISKKFIQEKAELLLFKNLPRNCTCCKITMNNKNKKNAMKLLLPPIFEAKNIVKSETSSIKNWLACHYVVNTSPLIFLLNNSIALTNKNAVKSASEILFRQVIMSLKMYYQEKNDTYAFTGTPMNNNISSDEFSPSRNMLGLHLHKTSSAQTKKSSFLYNNKNAINKLDLDSKAHTKINLENIFNDIDQDAVKCEDIRDGHTDRGEAQGEAHQSVRANEPQSMNRSKSKAKRKFKPKRSVRNSSRGTSPQVVKLEETNENREGSKEDNKLAMLKGKQHTDQISTHNSGNLKESGADIDDQGEHCEGNLGAGKYGGDNYGGDNYGGDNYGGDNYGGDNYGGVVRNEDCEQRPIYVASSNNKRKNAIVKDTKEENKGGGLNNSGKAHVREEENACALNTSNVSNVEKTSSISRITRMNDHMDHSELVQISNTDGRGAINAVISRMEKGGSDNDTKRAIHVENFVEKGEGNIGKKVDPDANGKIDKNDTHDNDDGNDNSNKAYSKMRRTQFNIRITPSLSGIISEQKDKEIHGEKGYNSEANDKYAFEVGPSVSATAGGAGGTGADINNGKEERNFYPNLENYKSMKVQIKDLSIEDVLKKKYTSDSLHNREMERKENGSNDEGNGSDVGDRTDGGDEVHVGFINKGCNGSTKGRVKKCYRMCDYEESGAGGGGKNSRVVFNKEGVLGSSLLPTDREKTKNKGSNIIIESTANMLNDTNNKESTVRDANNSNIMYYPERRKKNMVNETSKISKKMKNKGSGNNKNTYFYHSHLLNEEMNLLERSDAINVKRLKENKRMNIRSCLCLKRNKKERFSRIKKDISLEIDDPFIMNVTRPMQLNINGNEYVTKDMIEVFLKPEDADEFMKEFDLSGHGKIDIIMFRNAVMRAITCRKKFIKSLKGQESILKLVRRLMSILLSFLASVVLLFIFGVSADTIIVTGAAFITAVTVILSYMYTNFITSVIFIAFSNPYNIGDRIRLDGGEAMYIKKIKTYTTEFETTTGKIVIYENSKLSNAKIYNESRSKNAYIDIAFKVDINTPLLALKELRKSLQFLVDSRPSDFCKTKNLYFGYSLQPGHFYEISFWIKCVEGWGNWRKVFELRTDIYDFIILQLRLLNISYRLPTQKVGFTAPLNIIDTNSTHNNSGVNNNINTVNSNVNSNVNNNINNNNLKINRNKQYDYSSPPKEGRNQLFMPSARHKREFGSFHYEKSGRMFPQHDKYYRDNDNCSENRMTHNGTNNTVIRFFKERSNNFCADNINDYARLYRRRGRENAKSAQGYTKNVAHEWTHNPKLDLHKDDEFLKSNFDMQTESYRNRCARNNTSMPKFVTTTAMDAITATDATTVNTNISTNHSNELFYSSDDVCTLSISDEAIKNDKMNNPQNNWNKCNRNSYYSNYDSVLDHNKYNMYYAAVPRKKNSNGYDNLEVSQVRIEQNDIYVCRENTVADIIYPTYNSNINDDIAYCNNARNPPNTIHNYEQPLQMNDNENDDISYDSSSGYDSFECVKHFSNLHNRNQRFTNMGNVKKIPHKNSFNKKIK; encoded by the coding sequence ATGAGCTATTCGAAGGACGAAAACTATAAGGGTATTTCCAAATCGAAATATCCGCAGTCCCTGATAATGGATGTGTCTAGGTCATATATGAACAAGCAAGATAGAATAAATGcagtaaatttatatattcaaaagtCTTCATACAATGCTCAGTTTTTACaagaagatgaagaagaagaagatgaaAGTGAGAGTGAAACATTAGgtgatataataataagaattttGTCTATTATATTTCCTGATTTATCACCTTGGCTATGGTTtgttatacatttttttatgaacctGGTAATTCTTTGTGTTAGTTTAAGTTCATTATCAGAACCGAATACGCATGATCCTATATCTGAACCGAAATATAATAGGGGATTTATTTTTGGAAGTATATATTGtagttttttaatattaagtaTTAATATAGCTTCCTTTTCGATAATTATGATTATTCATGCACTTGttcagaaaataatatttgaaaagTTGTTACAGCCAAGTGCATTATGTGCTGCATTTTACAATACTGTAGACCCAGAACTAGTATATCTGTTATGGTCATCAgctcaaataatatattggCGTAGTAATAtggttttaaaaaatggtgTGAATGATAATGGAAATTATTACGTGTTAAGAATTTTTGGATATAAAGATGAACAAAatccatttatatttttaaacagCGTCCACTGGCTAATTACATTccctatattattatatatcgtATTTGCAGCAcgtttactttttctttctatcatatcttttatttttgaattagGTTTTTTAATGAATGCCCATGATTTGTTAGGTCGGTATTTAAGGAAATATGGTATATTACgtaaatttaatattgaaTGGTTTATGTTTGTAGCTGATAAACAAGAAACTATTAGATCTTTATTTGGATATGAATTATATCAAGATGAAAGGATTATTAGACAAATTGAAACCAATGATATTAGTAAGAAGTTCATACAAGAAAAAGCagaattattgttatttaaaaatttgccTAGAAATTGTACATGTTGTAAAATAacaatgaataataaaaataaaaaaaatgctatgaaattattattaccaccTATTTTTGAAGCTAAAAATATTGTCAAGTCCGAAACTTCTTCTATTAAAAATTGGTTAGCTTGTCATTATGTGGTTAATACATCtcctcttatttttttattaaataatagtattgccttaacaaataaaaatgcagTTAAGAGTGCAAGTGAAATATTGTTTAGGCAAGTTATCATGTCATTGAAAATGTATTACcaggaaaaaaatgatacatATGCATTTACTGGTACTccaatgaataataatatttcatccGACGAGTTTTCACCCAGTAGAAATATGTTAGGCttacatttacataaaacGTCCAGTGcacaaacaaaaaagagctcttttctttataataataagaatgcAATAAATAAGTTGGACCTGGATAGCAAGGCACATACAAAAATTAAcctagaaaatatttttaatgatatcGATCAGGATGCGGTCAAATGTGAAGATATCAGGGATGGACATACGGACAGGGGTGAAGCACAAGGAGAGGCACATCAATCGGTACGAGCAAATGAACCCCAATCCATGAACAGGTCTAAATCTAAAGCGAAACGTAAGTTTAAACCCAAGAGGAGCGTAAGGAATAGCAGTAGAGGTACGTCCCCTCAAGTAGTTAAATTGGAGgaaacaaatgaaaatagaGAAGGTAGTAAGGAAGATAACAAATTAGCTATGTTAAAGGGTAAGCAGCATACTGATCAGATTAGTACTCATAATAGTGGTAATCTGAAGGAAAGCGGTGCTGATATAGATGATCAGGGTGAACATTGTGAAGGTAACCTTGGTGCTGGTAAGTATGGTGGTGATAATTACGGTGGTGATAATTATGGTGGTGATAATTATGGTGGTGATAATTATGGTGGTGATAATTATGGTGGAGTGGTTCGAAACGAAGACTGTGAGCAGCGACCCATTTATGTAGCGAGTTCAAacaacaaaagaaaaaatgccATAGTGAAAGACACgaaagaagaaaacaaaGGAGGAGGTTTAAACAATTCTGGGAAAGCTCACGTGAGGGAAGAGGAGAACGCATGTGCATTAAATACATCAAACGTGTCAAACGTGGAAAAAACATCGAGTATTTCGAGAATAACGAGAATGAATGACCATATGGATCATTCGGAGTTGGTACAGATTAGCAACACTGACGGTAGGGGTGCAATAAATGCAGTTATAAGCAGAATGGAGAAGGGGGGAAGTGATAATGATACCAAAAGGGCCATACATGTAGAAAATTTTGTTGAAAAAGGGGAAGGAAATATAGGAAAGAAGGTGGATCCAGATGCGAATGGTAAGATTGATAAGAATGATACACACGATAACGATGATGGTAACGATAATTCGAATAAAGCCTATTCGAAGATGAGGAGAACCCAATTTAACATACGCATTACCCCGTCTTTATCAGGAATAATAAGTGAGCAAAAGGATAAGGAGATACATGGAGAGAAGGGTTACAATAGCGAAGCGAATGACAAATATGCTTTTGAGGTTGGACCCAGTGTTAGTGCTACAGCCGGTGGTGCAGGAGGTACTGGGGCTGACATTAATAACGGTAAGGAAGAGCGGAATTTCTACCCAAATCTAGAAAATTACAAAAGTATGAAGGTGCAAATAAAGGATCTCTCTATTGAGGAtgtattgaaaaaaaaatatacatcaGACTCTTTGCATAATAGGGAAATGGAAAGGAAAGAAAATGGAAGTAATGATGAGGGTAATGGTAGTGATGTTGGTGATAGAACCGATGGAGGTGATGAAGTTCATGTGGGCTTCATAAATAAGGGATGTAATGGTAGTACAAAGGGTAGAGTTAAAAAGTGCTATAGGATGTGCGATTACGAAGAGAGTGGTGCTGGGGGAGGGGGAAAAAACAGTAGAGTAGTGTTCAATAAAGAGGGAGTATTAGGCAGTTCTTTATTACCTACAGATagagaaaaaacaaaaaataagggAAGTAACATAATAATAGAGAGTACAGCAAACATGCTAAATGATACTAATAATAAGGAATCAACTGTCAGAGATGCAAACAATTCTAACATAATGTATTATCCTGaaaggagaaaaaagaatatggTAAATGAGACGAGcaaaattagtaaaaaaatgaaaaataaaggatcaggaaataataaaaacaccTATTTTTATCACTCGCATTTATTAAACGAAGAAATGAATCTATTAGAACGAAGTGATgctataaatgtaaaaagacttaaagaaaataaaagaatgaaTATACGTAGTTGCTTATGTttaaagagaaataaaaaagaaagattcagtagaattaaaaaagatatatccTTAGAAATAGATGATCCATTTATTATGAACGTTACTAGGCCAATgcaattaaatataaatggaaATGAATATGTAACAAAAGATATGATTGAAGTGTTTTTAAAACCTGAAGATGCAGATGAATTTATGAAAGAATTTGATTTATCTGGTCATGGTAAAattgatattattatgtttcgAAATGCAGTAATGAGAGCTATAACATGCCGaaagaaatttataaaaagtttaaaagGTCAAGAgagtatattaaaattggTTAGAAGATTAATgtctattttattatcttttcttGCTTCagttgttttattatttatatttggtGTATCTGCTGATACTATTATAGTTACTGGAGCAGCATTTATAACAGCAGTTACAGTTATATTaagttatatgtatacaaattttattacatcCGTTATATTTATTGCTTTTTCAAATCCGTATAATATAGGAGATAGAATAAGACTTGATGGAGGAGAGGcaatgtatattaaaaaaataaaaacatataccACTGAATTTGAAACTACGACTggaaaaattgttatatatgaaaattcaaaattaagtaatgctaaaatatataatgaaagtAGATccaaaaatgcatatatagatatagctTTTAAGGTAGATATTAATACCCCTCTACTAGCTCTAAAGGAATTAAGAAAAAGTTTACAATTCCTAGTTGACAGTAGACCAAGTGATTTTTGCAAAACGAAAAATCTATATTTTGGTTATTCATTACAACCAGgtcatttttatgaaattagCTTTTGGATCAAATGTGTTGAAGGATGGGGTAACTGGAGAAAGGTGTTTGAGTTAAGAACCGACATATATGACTTTATAATTCTACAATTAAGACTATTAAATATATCCTATAGACTCCCAACACAGAAAGTTGGATTTACCGCTCCTCTTAACATTATAGACACTAATAGTACTCATAACAACAGCGgcgttaataataatattaacactGTTAATAGTAATGTTAACAGTAacgttaataataatatcaataataataatttaaaaataaatagaaacaAGCAATACGACTATTCGTCGCCCCCCAAGGAAGGTAGAAACCAGCTTTTTATGCCATCTGCTAGGCATAAAAGAGAATTCGGTTCATTTCATTATGAAAAGAGTGGAAGGATGTTCCCTCAACATGATAAGTATTATAGAGATAATGACAACTGTTCTGAGAATAGAATGACTCATAACGGAACAAACAACACCGTTATCagattttttaaagaacGGTCCAACAACTTTTGTGCTGATAATATCAATGACTATGCTCGATTGTACAGAAGACGGGGGAGGGAAAATGCCAAAAGTGCACAAggatatacaaaaaatgtagCGCACGAATGGACCCATAATCCAAAATTGGACCTGCACAAGGATGATGAATTCCTGAAGAGCAATTTCGACATGCAGACCGAGAGTTATAGAAATAGGTGCGCTAGAAATAATACTTCTATGCCTAAGTTTGTCACTACCACTGCTATGGATGCTATCACAGCTACTGATGCTACTACTGTTAATACTAACATCAGTACTAATCATTCAAACGAATTATTTTACTCATCAGATGACGTTTGTACGCTCTCCATATCGGATGAAgctattaaaaatgataaaatgaataaccCACAAAATAACTGGAACAAATGTAATAGGAATTCTTATTACAGCAATTATGATAGCGTTTTAGACCacaacaaatataatatgtattatgcCGCTGTTCCACGGAAGAAAAACTCAAATGGATATGACAACCTGGAAGTTAGTCAAGTAAGGATAGAACAAAACGACATATATGTCTGCAGGGAAAATACAGTAGCTGATATAATTTATCCCACTTATAACAGTAACATAAATGATGATATTGCTTATTGTAATAATGCACGAAACCCACCTAATACCATACATAATTATGAACAGCCATTACAAATGAATGACAATGAAAATGATGATATCTCTTATGATAGCTCTTCCGGTTATGACAGTTTTGAATGCGTTAAACACTTTTCTAATCTTCATAACCGAAATCAAAGATTTACAAATATGGGCAATGTGAAAAAAATTCCAcataaaaatagttttaataaaaaaataaaataa